The following coding sequences lie in one Musa acuminata AAA Group cultivar baxijiao chromosome BXJ3-1, Cavendish_Baxijiao_AAA, whole genome shotgun sequence genomic window:
- the LOC135628177 gene encoding uncharacterized protein LOC135628177, with translation MSWLARSLADSLIPDHRSDSGADEIAARAATAESRPLGSDDGSGEEEVDPSRGVKEDLSELSKTLARQFWGVASFLAPPSQSSDGDSGRRHDPPSPSDNGQAEASDSAAMTGIRHDFAEIGGRFRSGFSKISGNMGVSEISKIASNFLPLQAEEEDEEEEQEEEEEEEDDDSFSGGAIGITEEVMAFVRNISMHPETWLDFPLLSDDEDSDDFEMSDAQLEHALTVERLSPRLIALRIELCPTHMSEGYFWKTYFVLLHPRLNKHDAELLSTPQVVEARALLLQKLQNQNKSDSQRLVDVYRKSEETSFPPLKQVTASTDAYETSSTESQQIIYTEKHPVQAAHIEFIDKSVVEEGPPTSRLVELSIVSNASIERSDDDDDDDWLKDETGDIDCSGSLTIAMYNEDVSFSDLEEDEPDAPKALK, from the exons ATGTCATGGCTGGCGAGGTCTCTGGCCGACTCCCTCATCCCCGATCACCGCAGCGATAGCGGAGCCGACGAGATCGCTGCCCGGGCTGCAACGGCCGAGTCCAGACCCCTCGGATCGGATGACGGAAGCGGCGAGGAGGAGGTCGATCCGAGCCGTGGCGTCAAGGAGGACCTCTCCGAGCTCTCCAAAACCCTAGCCCGCCAATTCTGGGGCGTTGCCTCCTTCCTCGCCCCTCCTTCCCAATCCTCCGACGGCGATTCCGGCCGCCGCCACGATCCCCCGTCCCCCAGCGACAACGGCCAGGCGGAGGCCTCCGATTCCGCGGCGATGACTGGGATCCGGCACGATTTCGCGGAGATCGGTGGGAGATTCAGGTCTGGGTTCTCCAAGATTTCTGGCAATATGGGCGTCTCGGAGATATCCAAGATTGCCTCCAATTTTCTTCCGCTTCAAGCCGAAGAAGAGGACGaagaggaggagcaggaggaggaggaggaggaagaagacgatgaTAGCTTTAGTGGCGGCGCTATTGGCATCACGGAAGAGGTCATGGCGTTTGTCCGGAACATCTCGATGCATCCGGAGACATGGTTGGATTTCCCACTGCTATCAGATGACGAAGATTCTGATG ATTTTGAAATGTCTGATGCGCAATTAGAACATGCACTGACCGTTGAACGCCTTTCGCCAAGATTGATTGCTTTAAGAATTGAACTTTGTCCAACCCACATGAGCGAAGGGTACTTTTGGAAAACCTATTTTGTGCTTTTGCATCCTAGACTCAATAAGCATGATGCCGAACTTCTCTCAACACCCCAG GTCGTGGAAGCCAGAGCCTTGTTGCTACAGAAACTGCAGAATCAGAATAAATCGGATTCACAGAGGCTAGTTGATGTCTACAGGAAGTCGGAGGAAACCTCATTTCCACCTTTAAAGCAGGTCACAGCATCAACAGATGCTTATGAAACCTCATCAACCGAGAGTCAGCAAATCATTTACACTGAGaagcacccagttcaagcagcacatatagaattcattgacaaatccgTTGTTGAAGAAGGGCCACCAACATCACGCCTTGTGGAACTCAGCATTGTGTCTAACGCATCCATCGAAAGgtcggatgatgatgatgatgacgactggCTGAAAGATGAAACAGGAGATATTGATTGTTCAGGGAGTCTCACCATTGCTATGTACAACGAGGACGTGTCTTTTAGTGATCTTGAGGAAGATGAACCTGATGCACCTAAAGCTCTGAAATGA
- the LOC135629469 gene encoding thioredoxin-like protein AAED1, chloroplastic produces the protein MAILSPRSLALSLPRLSPRSSPPLRRPSVSLTDLSAPSLPRRLPLTVRRAASANPSPLAAANASTWEVLGGVSVLAASTGEPVLFKDLWDQNEGVAVVALLRHFGCICCWELASVLKDSMPRLDSAGVKLIAVGVGTPDRARILAERLPFPLDCLYADPDRKAYEVLGLYYGLGRTFFNPASAKVFSRWDSIKKVGKNYTIAATPDDKASVLQQGGMLVFRGKQLLYARKDEGTGDHAPLDEIFDICCKVPVA, from the exons ATGGCGATCCTCTCGCCCCGATCGCTCGCGTTGTCTCTGCCTCGCTTATCGCCCCGCTCCTCGCCGCCGCTGCGGAGGCCCTCCGTCTCTTTGACCGATCTCTCCGCTCCGTCCCTCCCCCGTCGCCTGCCGCTTACGGTCCGCCGAGCTGCATCAGCGAATCCCTCTCCCTTGGCCGCCGCCAATGCGAGCACCTGGGAGGTTCTTGGCGGCGTCAGTGTCTTGGCGGCGTCCACCGGTGAGCCCGTGTTGTTTAAGGATCTGTGGGACCAAAACGAG GGAGTAGCTGTGGTTGCACTTTTAAGGCATTTTGGATGTATTTGCTG TTGGGAACTTGCTTCAGTTTTGAAAGACTCAATGCCAAGACTTGATTCGGCTGGAGTTAAGCTAATTGCAGTTGGTGTTGgtactcctgacagagctcgcatTCTTGCTGAACGG CTGCCCTTTCCCCTAGATTGCCTATATGCAGACCCAGATAGGAAG GCTTATGAAGTCTTGGGCTTGTATTACGGTTTGGGCCGCACTTTTTTCAATCCTGCCAGT GCAAAGGTGTTTTCAAGATGGGATTCTATCAAAAAGGTAGGCAAGAACTATACCATTGCAGCCACTCCAGATGATAAGGCCAGTGTCCTGCAGCAG GGTGGTATGCTTGTATTCAGAGGGAAGCAGTTGTTGTATGCAAGAAAAGATGAAGGGACGGGTGATCATGCACCTTTAGATGAAATCTTTGACATATGCTGCAAAGTCCCAGTTGCATAA
- the LOC135583567 gene encoding receptor-like protein 44, whose amino-acid sequence MAPPSPTLWWVGILLLVELLLLPRGLAKNDDEACLSDLRRSLTDPSGSLRNWTRANFAAPCNGFTSYLHGVTCNNGRIYKLSLAGLALGGAISPYVSNCTNLQSLDLSSNQLAGPIPPELSALLNLAVLNLSSNRLSGPIPPQLALCAYLNVIDLHSNLLSGPIPDQLGLLVRLSTFDVSYNRLEGPIPVLLANRSGISPGLPRFNASSFIGNRDLYGYPLPPIKGRGLSVLAIVGIGLGSGLLSLVLSFTAVCIWLRVTEQAAMMAADEGKISHLMPEY is encoded by the coding sequence ATGGCGCCGCCGTCGCCTACGCTTTGGTGGGTGGGGATTCTCCTTCTTGTCGAGCTCCTCCTGCTTCCCCGGGGCCTCGCAAAGAACGACGACGAGGCGTGCCTCTCCGACCTCCGGCGGTCCCTGACGGACCCCAGCGGCAGTCTCCGGAACTGGACCCGGGCCAACTTCGCCGCCCCCTGCAACGGCTTCACCTCCTACCTCCACGGCGTCACCTGCAACAACGGGCGGATCTACAAGCTCTCCCTCGCCGGCCTCGCCCTCGGCGGCGCCATCTCCCCCTACGTCTCCAACTGCACCAACCTCCAGTCCCTCGACCTCTCCTCCAACCAGCTCGCCGGCCCCATCCCGCCGGAGCTCTCCGCCCTCCTCAACCTCGCCGTCCTCAACCTCTCCTCCAACCGCCTCAGCGGCCCCATCCCTCCGCAGCTCGCTCTCTGCGCCTACCTCAACGTCATCGACCTCCACTCCAACCTTCTCTCCGGCCCCATCCCCGACCAGCTTGGCCTCCTCGTCCGCCTCTCCACCTTCGACGTCTCCTACAACCGCCTCGAGGGCCCCATCCCTGTCCTGCTCGCCAACCGGTCGGGCATCTCGCCGGGGCTGCCGCGGTTCAACGCCAGCTCCTTCATCGGCAACCGGGACCTTTACGGGTATCCCCTGCCGCCCATAAAGGGGAGGGGTCTCTCGGTGCTCGCCATTGTCGGGATTGGTCTCGGGAGCGGGCTTCTCAGCTTGGTGCTCAGTTTCACCGCGGTTTGCATCTGGCTTCGGGTCACGGAGCAGGCAGCCATGATGGCCGCTGACGAGGGGAAGATCTCCCATCTCATGCCCGAGTACTGA
- the MA-ACS3 gene encoding 1-aminocyclopropane-1-carboxylate synthase 1, with amino-acid sequence MFFMSNKLELGQASEKLLSRKAACNSHGQDSSYFLGWQEYERNPYDPIANTGGIIQMGLAENQLSFDLIESWLEDHPDLTGFKKDGGLVFRELALFQDYHGLPAFKNALARYMGEVRGNKVSFEPSKLVLTAGATSANETLMFCLADPGEAFLLPTPYYPGFDRDLKWRTGVEIVPIHCSSSNGFRITRAALEAALRRAQKRRLRVKGVLVTNPSNPLGTTLTRQELDTLVDFAVANDIHLISDEIYSGTTFGSPGFVSIAEATKGRDDVSHRIHIVCSLSKDLGLPGFRVGAIYSDNEAVVSAATKMSSFGLISSQTQYLLAALLSDKEFTETYVRESQKRLKERHDMLVEGLRRIGIGCLEGNAGLFCWVDMRHLLRSNTFEGEMELWKKIVYRVGLNISPGSSCHCDEPGWFRVCFANMSEDTLELAMRRLESFVDSCHRRRPRRQFLAKWVLGSASSSADRKSER; translated from the exons ATGTTCTTCATGTCGAACAAGTTGGAACTTGGACAGGCCTCTGAG AAGCTGCTGTCGAGAAAGGCTGCATGCAACAGCCACGGGCAGGACTCGTCCTACTTCTTGGGGTGGCAGGAGTACGAGAGGAACCCCTACGATCCGATCGCCAACACAGGAGGGATCATTCAGATGGGTCTTGCAGAAAACCAG CTCTCATTCGATCTCATCGAGTCATGGCTTGAAGACCACCCTGACCTCACCGGATTCAAGAAAGATGGTGGTTTGGTGTTCCGGGAGCTTGCTCTGTTCCAGGACTATCATGGCTTGCCAGCTTTCAAGAAT GCATTGGCTAGATATATGGGAGaagtcagaggaaacaaagtaagTTTCGAGCCCAGCAAGCTCGTCCTCACGGCTGGTGCCACTTCTGCCAACGAGACTCTCATGTTCTGTCTTGCCGACCCTGGAGAAGCGTTCCTTCTCCCAACTCCGTACTATCCAGG GTTCGACAGGGACCTCAAATGGCGAACCGGCGTGGAGATCGTTCCCATCCACTGCTCGAGCTCGAATGGCTTCCGAATCACCCGAGCGGCACTGGAGGCGGCACTCCGACGTGCGCAGAAGCGTAGACTGAGAGTGAAAGGAGTGCTGGTGACCAACCCGTCCAACCCACTGGGGACGACGCTGACCCGACAAGAACTGGACACCCTCGTCGACTTCGCCGTCGCCAATGACATCCACCTCATCAGCGACGAGATCTACTCCGGCACCACCTTCGGCTCGCCGGGGTTCGTCAGCATCGCTGAGGCCACCAAGGGCAGGGACGACGTCTCCCATCGCATTCACATCGTGTGCAGTCTCTCCAAGGATCTCGGCCTCCCTGGCTTCCGCGTCGGCGCAATCTATTCGGACAACGAGGCCGTCGTGTCCGCCGCCACCAAGATGTCGAGCTTCGGGCTGATCTCTTCGCAGACGCAGTACCTCCTGGCGGCGCTGCTATCGGACAAGGAATTCACCGAGACGTACGTCCGCGAGAGCCAGAAGCGGCTCAAAGAACGCCACGACATGCTCGTGGAAGGGCTCCGGCGAATCGGGATCGGTTGCTTGGAGGGCAACGCAGGGTTGTTCTGCTGGGTGGACATGAGGCACCTGCTGAGGTCGAACACCTTCGAAGGGGAGATGGAACTGTGGAAGAAGATCGTGTATCGAGTAGGACTCAACATCTCGCCGGGTTCTTCCTGCCACTGCGACGAACCAGGGTGGTTTCGCGTCTGCTTCGCCAACATGTCCGAGGACACCCTGGAGCTCGCCATGAGGCGGCTCGAGAGCTTCGTGGATTCCTGCCATCGGCGCCGCCCAAGACGGCAATTCTTGGCCAAATGGGTGCTCGGCTCTGCCTCATCGTCTGCCGATCGCAAGTCCGAGCGATAA